In Bacteroidota bacterium, a single window of DNA contains:
- a CDS encoding site-specific integrase, with protein sequence MSVILRKRTHRNGKVEYRLDIYQFGKRRFESLGLFLTGDKFQNRETLKVAEVARAKRELEIQSSRYGIFPESRKSESFSSFVEQIGSQKFAEETKRNYRNAVSHLRKYGRGEVLFIELKKSFFEGFRDYLLKELTQNSAWKYLAIIKGAVLEAQREGLIPNNPAHDVRIKKVDTLPKFLTLEEVRLMAKTDCENTSVKNAFLFSCFSGLRYSDVVNLRWNNIENGCLTFTQQKTRMAERMFLSKQALKILESQRSVAQSERIDKGFCEGTVFYLPRRSTINKAVQRWASRAGVKKSISFHCARHTFATLSLTSNIDIYTVSKLLGHRNLVTTLIYAKVIDEKKREAVDLLPMI encoded by the coding sequence ATGAGTGTTATTCTGCGTAAAAGAACCCATCGTAATGGTAAGGTCGAATATCGCCTCGATATTTACCAGTTTGGCAAAAGACGATTTGAAAGTCTTGGCCTGTTCCTCACCGGCGATAAATTCCAAAACCGCGAAACGTTAAAAGTTGCTGAAGTTGCTCGTGCAAAGAGAGAATTAGAAATTCAATCTTCTCGGTATGGTATATTCCCTGAGTCGAGAAAGAGTGAAAGTTTCAGTTCTTTCGTTGAGCAAATCGGCTCTCAGAAATTCGCTGAAGAAACAAAAAGAAATTATAGGAATGCCGTAAGCCATTTAAGAAAATATGGAAGGGGTGAAGTGTTGTTTATTGAATTGAAGAAATCATTCTTCGAGGGATTTAGAGATTACCTTCTCAAAGAGCTAACACAAAACAGTGCCTGGAAGTATCTGGCAATTATAAAAGGGGCTGTACTGGAGGCGCAGAGAGAAGGGCTAATACCTAATAATCCGGCGCATGACGTTAGAATAAAAAAGGTAGATACACTTCCGAAGTTTTTGACGCTTGAGGAAGTGCGTCTTATGGCGAAAACTGACTGCGAGAACACGAGCGTAAAAAATGCGTTCTTGTTTTCGTGTTTTTCCGGTCTTCGTTATTCCGATGTTGTTAATTTACGGTGGAATAATATCGAGAACGGATGCTTAACATTCACTCAGCAAAAGACTCGCATGGCTGAAAGAATGTTTCTTTCGAAGCAAGCTCTAAAGATTCTAGAGAGTCAGCGGTCAGTAGCACAAAGCGAACGGATTGACAAGGGATTCTGCGAAGGTACGGTGTTTTATCTTCCAAGAAGGTCAACGATCAATAAGGCGGTTCAACGTTGGGCTTCGAGGGCTGGAGTGAAGAAAAGCATTTCGTTCCACTGTGCAAGGCATACATTTGCTACGTTGTCGCTTACAAGCAATATCGACATTTATACGGTGTCGAAGTTACTAGGTCATAGAAATCTGGTGACGACGTTAATCTATGCGAAAGTCATCGACGAAAAAAAGAGAGAAGCGGTTGACTTGTTGCCGATGATTTAG
- a CDS encoding FG-GAP-like repeat-containing protein: MAFNVEAFDINKDGKKDIVVGNWNDTYVYFGGKGILDSTPNVIYKGRLLAICDYNGDGIKDMITMHFTNYDSTRHDYDGEILFYWGSDTTTLAIDTIPDYSIPLPTQYPVRDGFSVGEPKPGVQYGDFNGDGKADLVINSLDAAPGVGVVSIYMGSTVPSDTPTYVVRGRSYVPGKPPIVTYGTFFEVGDINADGYDDLLLSYLVQGVPPNGQDSLDVIDLYLGGKNFSFTEDGESMRYESRVNPMKPNTSYGWVKKEFSLGDVNGDGIPDLIIDQYYKDSTEHVHFGSVNGIDTIPSFYLAAPDTTRSDVYVGGTCFNIGDFNNDGYNDLILAGSYFNSFSLHLGGPHLSNRNPYGLRGLLGPAYFPTKAISCGDQNGDGVDDFIALGSAISPQDVGYALIFLGDPTIVADVNSKVFGGPETFQLFQNYPNPFNPSTKISYQLSANNFVTLKIYDLLGREVATLENGNQEQGRYAAVFDASRLSSGIYFYELRAGNYRSVKKMVLMK; this comes from the coding sequence ATGGCGTTCAATGTCGAGGCATTTGACATTAACAAAGACGGAAAGAAGGATATCGTTGTAGGAAATTGGAATGACACATACGTGTATTTTGGTGGTAAGGGAATTCTTGACTCTACGCCCAACGTCATCTACAAAGGGAGGCTGCTTGCCATCTGTGACTACAACGGTGACGGCATAAAGGACATGATTACTATGCACTTCACCAACTATGACAGCACCAGGCATGACTATGATGGTGAGATTCTATTTTACTGGGGGAGCGACACCACAACACTGGCGATCGATACGATACCTGACTACTCGATCCCATTGCCAACTCAATACCCAGTAAGGGATGGATTCTCAGTCGGTGAACCCAAACCTGGTGTGCAGTATGGTGATTTCAACGGGGATGGAAAAGCAGATTTAGTTATAAACTCGCTGGATGCTGCGCCGGGTGTTGGTGTGGTTTCTATTTACATGGGAAGCACCGTTCCTTCCGATACACCAACGTACGTTGTTCGCGGGAGAAGTTACGTTCCCGGAAAGCCGCCAATCGTAACATACGGAACCTTTTTTGAGGTAGGCGACATAAATGCGGATGGATATGATGATTTGTTATTAAGTTATCTTGTGCAAGGTGTGCCCCCCAATGGACAAGACAGCTTAGATGTAATAGACCTCTATCTTGGCGGGAAGAATTTTTCTTTCACCGAGGATGGCGAATCAATGAGGTATGAGTCGAGAGTAAACCCCATGAAGCCAAACACGTCTTATGGATGGGTTAAGAAAGAATTTTCGCTAGGAGACGTAAACGGGGATGGAATTCCGGACCTGATAATAGACCAGTACTATAAGGATTCGACAGAGCATGTTCATTTTGGTTCTGTCAATGGCATTGATACTATTCCGTCGTTTTATCTTGCTGCTCCCGACACGACGAGGTCAGATGTGTATGTAGGAGGTACATGCTTTAACATAGGAGATTTTAATAATGATGGTTATAATGATCTCATCTTAGCTGGTTCATACTTCAATTCGTTCTCTCTACATTTAGGCGGACCACACTTAAGCAATAGAAATCCGTATGGCTTGAGGGGGCTACTAGGACCAGCTTACTTTCCAACGAAAGCAATCAGCTGTGGAGATCAAAACGGTGACGGGGTTGACGATTTCATTGCATTAGGTAGCGCAATCTCTCCTCAAGACGTAGGTTACGCTTTGATATTCCTTGGAGACCCAACAATTGTAGCGGATGTAAATTCGAAAGTATTCGGAGGACCAGAAACATTCCAACTTTTTCAAAACTACCCAAATCCATTTAATCCGAGCACAAAAATTAGTTATCAGTTATCAGCAAATAATTTTGTCACACTAAAGATTTATGACCTGCTCGGCCGTGAAGTCGCTACGCTAGAGAACGGCAATCAAGAACAGGGCCGATATGCCGCTGTCTTTGATGCATCCCGGCTTTCGAGCGGCATCTATTTCTATGAGTTGAGGGCTGGAAATTACAGATCAGTAAAGAAGATGGTGTTGATGAAATAA